The genomic window GGCGGACAGCCCGCCGGCCGTCACCGACGTGCCCACACCCAGGTCGAAGACACCCGGCAGCGACACGTCCGCCAGGCCGTCGGCGTTCAGGCCGAGGACGGTGACGTTCGCGTTGCTCGTCGCGTGCAGATCGGCCAGTGTGTCCGGCGTGACCTGCGCGGTGATCGCCTGCAACTGCGCCACCGCCCCGGCCACGTCGAGGCTGGCCACACCGGTGGTGAGACCGTCCAGCCCGTCCGGCCCGGTCAGCCCGGTGACCGGTGCCGAGTCGAGGACCAGGGGGAGCACCTGCTGCACGTCGGCCGCGGTGACGTCGTCGAGCCCGGCGTGCCGCAAGGTAGCCTCGGGGTCGATTTCGAAGGCCGAGCGGGCCGCCGGGTCGTAGATCAGGTTGAGCACGAAGTCCTGCAGGGTGGGTGAGGTCATGGCGAACTCCTTGACGCTGCGTGCGGGTGAGAGATCGAAGTGCGGGTGAGATCGAACGGCGCGGGCCCGGCGCCGAGATGAACGTAGCGCGGCAGCCGATGCCGGTCATGGGGGCCGAGTCCCCCACCACACCCACCCGGTGGTTAGGGGATTAGGGGAAATCCGGCGCGAGATTTTTGGGGGGACGATTCTCACCCGC from Actinoplanes derwentensis includes these protein-coding regions:
- a CDS encoding IniB N-terminal domain-containing protein, coding for MTSPTLQDFVLNLIYDPAARSAFEIDPEATLRHAGLDDVTAADVQQVLPLVLDSAPVTGLTGPDGLDGLTTGVASLDVAGAVAQLQAITAQVTPDTLADLHATSNANVTVLGLNADGLADVSLPGVFDLGVGTSVTAGGLSAEHDPALDLDVAVTTPAAVASDSTTASISGVTSYDNGPADHFGALDPVTDISSPVLSTGSGLLDATGVDEATSSIGSLIKPDLGDTVTGAVDGLDSTVTGVVTGVDSTLHGLTGGLLSGTGEAAEEQDTFSTYGDG